From a single Loxodonta africana isolate mLoxAfr1 chromosome 9, mLoxAfr1.hap2, whole genome shotgun sequence genomic region:
- the AMBP gene encoding protein AMBP, translated as MQSLRALLLLLTACVAVSASPVSTPEDDMQVQENFDLPRIYGKWFSIAIGSTCQWLKRLKTRMTMSTLVLGEGATDTEISTTSTRWRKGFCEEISGVYEKTGTDGKFRYHKSKWNITMESYVVHTNYDEYAIFLTKKFSRHGPTITAKLYGRQPQLRESLLEEFREFALSVGIPEDSIFTMADKGECVPGEQEPEPTLALRARRAVLPKEDEGSGAGQQITDFFKKEDSCQLKHDAGPCLGMTNRYFYNGSSMACEIFQYGGCLGNGNNFVSEKECLQTCRTVAACNLPIVHGPCKGLFQLWAFDAAQGKCILFTYGGCQGNGNKFYSEKECKEYCGAPGEGRYAECLAGPRGCWGLGVRALTESMGEESRVLDR; from the exons ATGCAGAGCCTCAGGGCCCTGCTTCTGCTGCTGACCGCCTGCGTGGCAGTGAGTGCCAGCCCAGTATCAACACCAGAAGATGACATGCAAGTGCAGGAGAACTTCGACCTCCCTCGG ATCTACGGGAAATGGTTCAGCATAGCCATTGGCTCCACCTGCCAATGGCTGAAGAGGTTAAAGACCAGGATGACCATGAGCACACTGGTCCTGGGAGAGGGAGCTACAGACACAGAGATCAGCACAACCAGCACTCGTTGGCG GAAAGGTTTCTGTGAGGAGATCTCTGGAGTGTATGAAAAAACAGGCACTGATGGGAAGTTCCGTTATCACAAATCCA AATGGAATATAACCATGGAGTCCTATGTGGTCCACACCAACTATGATGAGTACGCCATTTTTCTGACCAAGAAATTCAGCCGCCATGGACCCACCATTACTGCTAAGCTCTATG GACGGCAGCCGCAGCTGCGGGAGAGCCTCCTGGAGGAGTTTAGGGAGTTTGCCCTGAGCGTGGGCATCCCCGAGGATTCCATCTTCACCATGGCCGACAAAG GTGAGTGTGTTCCAGGAGAGCAGGAACCAGAACCCACACTAGCCCTG AGAGCCCGGAGGGCTGTGCTACCCAAAGAAGATGAAGGTTCAGGGGCTGGGCAACAAATAACTGATTTCTTCAAGAAAGAAG ATTCCTGCCAGCTGAAGCATGATGCAGGTCCCTGCCTGGGGATGACCAACAGGTATTTTTATAACGGCTCATCCATGGCCTGTGAGATCTTCCAATATGGTGGCTGCTTGGGCAATGGCAACAACTTTGTCTCAGAGAAGGAGTGTCTGCAGACCTGCCGAACTGTGG CGGCCTGTAATCTCCCTATAGTCCACGGCCCTTGCAAAGGCTTATTCCAGCTCTGGGCATTTGATGCTGCCCAGGGGAAGTGCATCCTCTTCACCTATGGGGGCTGCCAGGGCAACGGTAATAAGTTCTACTCGGAGAAGGAGTGCAAAGAGTACTGTGGTGCTCCTGGAGAAGGTAGGTATGCAGAGTGCTTGGCTGGGCCAAGGGGCTGTTGGGGTCTGGGTGTGAGAGCCTTGACAGAGAGTATGGGTGAGGAGAGCCGAGTTCTGGACAGGTAA